A single region of the Winslowiella toletana genome encodes:
- the pqqE gene encoding pyrroloquinoline quinone biosynthesis protein PqqE: MNLLKPQVNPPLWLLAELTYRCPLQCPYCSNPLDFAKQDQELTTAQWIKVFEQAREMGAVQLGFSGGEPLVRKDLPELIRAARDLGFYTNLITSGIGLTEKKIDAFADAGLDHIQISFQASDETLNAALAGSAKAFEQKLAMAKAVKAHGYPMVLNFVLHRHNIDQIDRIIELSIELEADDVELATCQFYGWAQLNREGLLPTREQIARAEEVVHQYREKMAGKGNLANLLFVTPDYYEERPKGCMGGWGAIFLSVTPEGLALPCHSARQLPVEFPSVLDHSLQHIWYESFGFNKYRGFDWMPEPCRSCSEKEKDFGGCRCQAFMLTGNADNTDPVCDKSPHHGKILAAREQANCTNMQVSELQFRNRANSQLIYRGQPS, translated from the coding sequence GTGAACCTGCTTAAACCTCAGGTCAACCCGCCGCTGTGGTTGCTGGCGGAACTGACCTACCGCTGCCCGTTGCAGTGCCCGTACTGCTCAAATCCGCTGGATTTTGCTAAACAGGATCAGGAGCTGACCACCGCACAGTGGATCAAGGTGTTTGAGCAGGCCAGAGAGATGGGGGCGGTGCAACTGGGCTTTTCCGGTGGCGAACCGCTGGTGCGTAAGGATCTGCCGGAACTGATTCGTGCGGCACGCGATCTTGGCTTCTATACCAATCTCATCACCTCCGGAATCGGCCTGACCGAGAAGAAAATCGATGCCTTTGCTGATGCCGGGCTCGATCATATTCAGATCAGTTTCCAGGCCAGCGATGAAACGCTGAATGCTGCGCTGGCCGGTTCGGCTAAAGCGTTTGAGCAAAAGCTGGCGATGGCAAAAGCCGTCAAAGCCCATGGCTATCCGATGGTGCTGAATTTCGTGCTGCACCGCCATAATATCGACCAGATCGACCGGATTATTGAGCTGAGTATTGAGCTGGAAGCCGATGATGTCGAGCTGGCGACCTGTCAGTTTTATGGCTGGGCGCAGCTGAATCGCGAAGGGCTGTTGCCGACCCGCGAGCAGATTGCCCGCGCCGAAGAGGTGGTGCATCAATACCGTGAAAAAATGGCCGGCAAAGGCAATCTGGCTAATCTGCTGTTTGTCACGCCTGACTATTATGAAGAGCGGCCAAAGGGCTGTATGGGCGGCTGGGGCGCGATATTCCTCAGCGTGACGCCAGAAGGGCTGGCGCTGCCGTGTCACAGCGCGCGTCAGTTACCGGTGGAATTCCCGTCGGTGCTGGATCACTCTTTACAGCATATCTGGTATGAATCCTTCGGCTTTAATAAATATCGCGGCTTTGACTGGATGCCGGAACCTTGCCGATCCTGTTCGGAAAAAGAGAAAGATTTTGGCGGCTGCCGCTGCCAGGCATTTATGCTGACCGGCAATGCGGATAATACCGATCCGGTCTGTGATAAATCACCGCATCACGGCAAAATCCTTGCGGCGCGTGAACAGGCCAATTGTACCAATATGCAGGTCAGCGAGTTACAGTTCCGTAACCGCGCTAATTCGCAGCTGATTTATCGCGGTCAGCCATCCTGA
- the pqqD gene encoding pyrroloquinoline quinone biosynthesis peptide chaperone PqqD produces MNPDQLPLFRRGYRLQWEPTQDCHVILYPEGMAKLNESAAVILQLVDGKRALSAIIAELNGRFPEAGGVDDDVIEFFAQAYEQKWIIFREPA; encoded by the coding sequence ATGAACCCAGATCAACTTCCTCTGTTCCGTCGCGGTTATCGACTACAGTGGGAACCGACGCAGGATTGTCATGTCATCCTTTATCCTGAAGGCATGGCAAAACTGAATGAGAGCGCGGCAGTCATTTTGCAGCTGGTTGATGGCAAACGCGCGTTATCCGCGATCATTGCTGAACTCAATGGCCGTTTTCCGGAAGCCGGTGGCGTCGATGATGACGTGATCGAGTTCTTCGCTCAGGCTTATGAACAGAAGTGGATAATTTTCCGTGAACCTGCTTAA